Sequence from the Clostridium saccharobutylicum DSM 13864 genome:
GATATTAGAAGGTAATATATACTTAAAATAACAATAGACTTTTGTTATTTTAAATATATATTATCTTTTATTTTTATAAATAAAATTACAGAATTGTTTATAGTTTAAAGTATATCTAGTCTAGAGTGAAGATTATTTTTGCATACAAATTAAATTATAGAAATTGAGGAAAAATATATTAAATTTTACTATTTGTAAATACTGTTTATTAAGTGTTATTTGACAAAATTAACAACTTAATGATATACTTGAGTTGTTACTAAGTGACAATCTTAAAAAAATATGAAGTTGTCACAATACGAAATAGAATGTGCATCTAATATTATTGATGTGAGTTATTAGATGAATTTTTATTAAGGGAGGTATCTTAAATGATAGAATTTAAGAATGTACGAAAACAATTTAATAATAAAACTATATTAAATGATATATCTTTTAATATAGCTAGAGGAGAATTAGTTGCTATAATAGGTGGAAGTGGGTGTGGAAAGACCACTACTCTAAAAATGATAAATCGTCTTATAAATCCATCTTCAGGTCAAATTTTAATTGATGGAGAGGATATTAAATATAAGGATATTATAGAATTAAGGAGAAATATTGGTTATGTAATTCAGCAGACAGGTTTATTTCCACATATGACAGTCAGAGAAAATATTGAAATAATTCCTCATGTAAAAAAAATGAACGAAAAGAATATAAAGAAAAGAACTTATGAACTTATGGAGATGGTGGGTTTAAATAGTGAAGAATATTTGGATCGTTATCCAACTGAATTAAGTGGAGGACAGCAGCAGAGAATTGGAGTAGCAAGGGCGTTCGCAACAAATCCTGAAATAATTTTAATGGATGAACCTTTTAGTGCACTTGATCCTATAACACGTATACAACTTCAAGATGAGTTAATTGAGTTGCAAGAGAAATTGAAGAGGACTATTGTATTTGTAACTCATGATATGGATGAAGCAATAAAAATAGCAGATAAGATATGTATAATGCATAGTGGAAATGTTATTCAATATGATACTCCAGAAAATATTCTAAAGAATCCATGCAATGATTTTGTAAGTGAATTTATAGGCAAAAATAGAATATGGTCTTCACCAGAATTTATACGAGCTAAAGATATTATGATTGAAAATCCAATTACTTGCTTTAAGAATACATCATTATTGAGATGTATGAAAAAAATGAGAAGTTCAAAAGTTGATAGTTTGATGGTAGTTGATAAATTAAATTATCTTTTAGGAACTGTTACAGCAAAGCAAATTCAAAATAAATTAGATAGAAATATACTAGTTGAAGATATAATGAATAATAATTTTATAAAGACAAATCCTGATGACACAATAATTGATATTCTTCAACTTGTAAAAGAAAATAAGATAGCACAAATTCCAGTTGTTAGTGGGAATGGTATGTTAAAAGGAATAATTACAAAAAGTAGTTTAGTTACTACATTAAGTGGACAATTTTTGGATACTGAGGAGGTGCAATAACATGAACGAATTATTTAATTATTTATTTGGAGCAAAAGCTCAAATAATTACATTATTATTTGAACATATTAGACTTACAGCTTTATCAGTAGGAATAGCTATTCTAATTGGAATGCCATTAGGAATACTTATAAGTTATGTTAAAAAATTAAATAAGCCTGTTCTAGGAGTGGCTAGTATCGTACAAGCTATTCCGAGCATGGCTCTGTTAGGATTTGCAATACCTTTCTTAGGAATAGGCACAACACCTGCAATAGTAATGGTTGTTTTATATTCGCTTTTGCCAATTATAAAGAATACAACCACAGGTATAAATGGAATAAATACTCAAGTGGTAGAGGCTGCAAAAGGTATAGGACTTACTAGATTTCAAATTTTATTTAAAATACAAATTCCGTTAGCATTGCCAACTATTATGTCCGGAATAAGGATTTCAGCGGTTACAGCAGTAGGGCTTATGACAATGGCGGCATTTATTGGAGGGGGAGGACTAGGATATTTGGTCTTTTCCGGAATAAGAACAGTTAATAATTATCAGATTCTGGCAGGAGCAATTCCCTCTTGTATATTAGCCTTATTAGTGGATGGAATATTTGCAATAGTTGAAATGTTAGTTACACCTATTAATTTGCAAAAAAATAACAATAAAAGTAGTCTAGCTAAAATTAAAATTAGAAGATTTCAAAAAGGAATTTTATGTGCTACAGCTTGCTTGTTAATGGTAATATTTGTGTTTACTGGTGTATCAAAAAAGATTAATAATAAAAAAGAAATTACAATAGGTAGTAAGGATTTTACTGAACAAGAAGTACTAGGAAATATATTATCAGAGCTTATTGAAAGAAAAACTGATATTTCTGTAAATCGTAAATTTGCATTGGGAGGTACTCAGGTTATATTTTCAGCATTGCAAAGAGGTGATGTTGATATGTATGTAAGTTATAGTGGAACAGCTTATGGTGATATATTAAAATATTCACCAATATCTGATGTAGAAAATGTTTATGATACAGTGAAAAAAGATTACAAAGATAAATTCAATATAGAAGTATTAAAACAAATGAATTTCAACAATACATATACTTTGGCTGTTACAAAAGGAACTGCTGAAAAATATAATTTAAAAACAATAAGTGACATTGCTAAAGTAGGAAATAAACTCAATGCAACTACAACATTAGAGTTCCTAAATAGAGAAGATGGATTACTTGGATTAACAAATAAATATAACTTTAATTTTAATAATACTGTTGGAATTGATGGAACTCCAAGATATTCAGCTTTAATGAATAATGAAAGTGATGTGATAGATGCATTTTCAACTGATGGATTATTAAAAAAATATAATCTGACTGTTTTAAAGGATGACAAGAAGTTTTTTCCACCATATTATGCGATTCCTGTTGTACGTTCTGAAGTACTAGAAAAATATCCAGAAATAAAACCATTAGTTGAAGAAGCTGGAAGTTTAATAACCAATGATGTAATGATTGAATTGAACTATGATGTTGATGAATTAAAAAAGGATCCCAAAGACGTAGCAATTGAATTTTTACAAAAAAATAAATTAATATAAATATAAAAATAAAAAAATATATAAGGAATTTTTATAATTCAAATCTACAACAATTAATTACGTTATAGTGTATTTTATAACCATATACATATACCTAATATTAATATAATTTTGTAAATGATTTAATTATGAAATTTCATGACATAATAAACATTCATAAAAAATTAGTATAGTGCTAAAATTTAATATATACATTTAGTTTAATAATTATATTAAGAAAATTTAGATTATCAATTTATGTTTTAAAGAAAAGAAAAAAGTTATCGTAACTAAAATAATTTAGCGATAACTTTTTTCTTTGATATTTGTATGAAGTTACAATAAAAAATGTTTATTTAGCCTCAAAACTTCCACATTCAGTTTCATAATATATTTGAGAATTTGATGAACCACAAACATTTATTGAATTCAAATCGCAAAGTGTATTTTGATTATGAGTGCAACTTTCAACTTTACAAATAAGGCAATCACAGTGACTATGAGAATTAGAATTAGTATTAGAAGTTAAATCACCATAATGAGCTTCATTTAAAAATGAGCCGCAACAAGTTCCACTTTCACTACAAGCATTTATTCCACCAATATCTACTCTATTAGAATAGCAGACACCACTTTTGTTATGTGAGCAATTGGTTACTTCACAATTAATTTTTTGCATAAAAACTACACTCCTTTTAATTACGTATTAATACAATTATTTAAAGTATCGGTCTAGCAGACCTTTAAATGCTTTACCATGTCTAGCCTCATCTTTACACATTTCATGAACTGTGTCATGAATTGCATCTAAATTATTTTGTTTAGCTAAGGTAGCAAGCTTCTTCTTGCCTTCGCAAGCACCGTACTCAGCTTCAACTCTGGCACTAAGATTAGATTTTGTACTAGGAACTACAACTTCACCTAAAATTTCAGCAAATTTAGCTGCATGTTCAGCTTCTTCAAATGCAATTCTTTTATAAGCTTCACCAACTTCAGGGTAACCTTCACGGTCAGCTTGACGAGACATAGCTAAGTACATACCAACTTCAGTGCATTCGCCAATAAAGTTTGCTCTTAAACCTTCTAGGATTTCATCATCAAGATTGTCTGGTATACCAATTCTATGTTCATCAGCAAAATTTAAGTCATCTTTCATTTCTTTGAATTTGTCAGCTCCAACTTTACAGATAGGGCAAACTTCAGGTGGTGTATCACCTTCATGGATATAACCACATACTGTACAAATAAATTTTTTCATTACAATTCCTCCATAAATTTATTATATTTTTATTAGGTATAATGAAACCATAATTATATTATGGCTATTATATATGTAAATTATTTATATAAGAAGTATTTTTAAATGAAATAGATGAAGTAGTGTGAAAGTAGATTATTTTCTTATTAAATAACAATTTAGATTTAATATGAATTTCAGAAGTGCTAGGAGAATTCTAAAAAATTATTATTTAATAGTTACTTACTTATAGTTATGCTATAATTTCTAATAAATAGGAGGTAAACATTATGATTGAAGTTATAAAAAATCGAAGAAGTATAAGAAAATATATGAATAAAGAAGTAGAAGAAGATAAGTTATTAGAAATACTTGAGAGTGGTAGACTTGCACCATCAGGAAGTAATACTCAACCATGGCAATTTATAGTGATAAGACCACAAAAAAACAAGGAAAAGGTAGCAAAAGTTTCGCACAATCAAAAATGGATGACTACTGCTCCAATACAAATTGTATGTGTAGCAGATATACGATGTAGAATAGATGAAAATATAGATATTTCATTAGATGAAAATAGTAAGGAGGAAGAAGTAAAGCAAATAATTAGAGATACTTCTATAGCTGTGGAACACATGTCGCTTACAGCTACAGAATTAGGACTAGGTAGTTGTTGGGTTGCATGGTTTACTCAAGCTGAATTTAGACCTGTATTAAATATACCTGATGATAAATATGTACTTTGTGTTTTGACTATAGGATATCCTGATGAAGTTCCAAATCCTAGACCAAGAAAAAAACTTGAAGACATAGTGCATTATGAGAAGTGGTAAGACACATGAAAGAAAATTAATAAATTGCAATGTTAAAAATAGATGAAATTATAATCTAAAAACATTAAATAAGATATATTAATTATTAGAGAAGCTTATATATTAAAAATGCAGTACCAATGGATTGATGGTATAATGTTATTTATAAAATTGATGGAGGTATTTATTTTGAAAAAGAATTTTGAATATATTTTATTTGATTTAGATGGAACTCTTACAGATTCGGGTGAAGGAATAACTAAAGCTGTTCAGTATGCATTAAAATATTTTGGAATAGAGGTTAGTAATCTTGATGATTTACGCAAATTTGTGGGACCGCCTTTAAAGGAATCTTATAAAAATTTTTATGGATTTGATGATGAAAAAGCAGATCTTGGTCTTGTGAAATTTAGAGAATATTATATTGAAAAAGGTATTTATGAAAATAAGATGTACAGTGGAATATCTGAAGTTTTAGAAAAATTACAAAAAAGTAATAAAAAGATTATAGTTGCAACTTCAAAACCAGAAGAACATGCAAAGATAGTTCTTAATCATTTTAAGATTGATAAATATTTCGATTTTATATGTGGAGCTGATTTTAAAGAAACAAGAGTAAAAAAAGGTGATGTTATAAAATATGCATTAGAAGAAGCTAAAATCACAGATTTATCAAAAGCAATTATGGTTGGGGATCGAGAACATGACATTATTGGAGCAAAGGAAAATAATTTAAAATCTGTGGGCGTATTATATGGATATGGAGATGTAGTTGAGTTAACGCAAGCAAGAGTAGATTATATAGCTAAAGAACCAAAAGATTTATTAGAGATTCTTTTATAAATGCTAATTAAGAAAGGATTAGCAGATTATAAGTTATTAAGCACATTCAAAAATAACAAGTCCATCTGCTAAGTTTATTTTCCATCATGTTGCGTTAGCAGATTCAGCTAACAGCTTGCTGTGGGACAAATCAGATTTCTTGCCTGATGAAGAATAATCATGACATTTGGGATTTGTTATTTTCTTTCATGTGCCTTATAGAAAGTGAGGCTTAGGAATGAAGAAAATTATAAAAGGGATTGTAGTAATATTAATATTAATGTGTACCGGATATGTACAACCTGTATTTGCATCTGATCAGAACTTAGATAATTATATATATAATCATCTAAAAAATTGGGATACAGAATTTGAAATTCCTTATTATAATGATGATGTAATAGATGTTGTACAAAATATTGCTAAAAAAGACGATTATTTAAGTAGATCAATAAGTCAATTATGTTATAAAAAAGAGGAAAATAAGGCGACATTAATTGTAGCTTATAGGACGACAAAAGAGCAAGAAGAATATATTGATGAAGAACTTAAAAAAGTAATAAATTCTATAATTACTCCTAATATGAATGATTTTGATAAAGTTAAAACTATAAATAAATATTTAGTAGACAGATATGAATATGATTATGCACTTCAATCTAATAATGTGTATTCTGCTTTGACAACAGGAAAAACTACATGTCAAGGATATGCGATGAGTGCTTATAAGATGCTTAATTTAGCAGGGATAGAAAATAGAATTGTTATTGGAACTTTAAGTGGAACACCTCATGGCTGGAATTTGGTAAAGCTTGGTGGAAAGTGGTACCAATTAGATGTTACGAATGATGATGCTGTAAGTATAGATAAATACTTTCTTAAGAGTGACGATTATTTAAAAAAAGATGGATTTAGTTGGAATTGCAGTGATTATCCTAAGTGTGATAGTAATTATCAAGAAACTCTACAATCTAATAAAGTAAATGAAAGTGCTAATAATGTAACAAGTAAAGAAGATTATGATTTAAATAACAATGGACAAACAATCTATACATATAGATCATCTGTAGATGGAAAGTGGTGTCTTGTAAATGGGTTTTGGTATTTCTTAAAAAATGACGGGGATTATGCTATAGGGTGGAAACTTATAGATAATAATTGGTACTATCTAAGTGATAATGGAATTATGCAGAACGGCTGGATATATTCTGATAGTAAATGGTATTATTGTTATCCAACGACTGGAGCAATGGCTACTAATACTAGTATTAATGGATATGTAGTTGATACAAATGGAGTTTGGATAGCATAGTCGGGTTGCCTCAATCTTCAATAAGAAATTCTATATAATTAAAAAAATAAGTAAGTTTATAAATTAAAAAATAACAGATTAAATATAAGATATGTTTATCTGTTATTTTTTTTATATTTAATACTAAAGGTTATAATAGTTGACTAAATATAGATGAACGTCTATACTATATTAATATGGTATAGTATAGATGTTCATCTATATAGTGGATAAAAATGCAATCAGAATATGAATTAAATAGTATTACTATATTTTTTGATTTTTTATTGCATTTTATGTAAGGATAATAAGGAGTTTGGGAGATAATAAGAGTGCATTCAAAATAAGTGTAATAGGTACAATAATAAAGATTATATTTATACATTTAAAGTTAAAGATAAACTAAAGAATTATATTATAGATAATTGTTATAAAAGGAGGAGAATATTGTGTTAAATAAGCTAAAAAAAGTATTTACTGCTTATGAATTATTAAGGGGTAATTATGGAATAGAAAGGGAATCATTAAGAGTAAATAAAGATGGAGAAATATCATTAAATTCACATCCAACTGTTTTTGGTGATAAAATTAAAAATCCGTCCATAACTACAGACTTTTCTGAAAGTCAAATAGAAGTAATAACACCTCCATTTAAAAAAGTGGAAGAAGTTTTTAGTTTTACAAATGCACTTTATGATATTGTTTCAATGGAAATTGGAGATGAATATTTATGGCCACAATCTATGCCAAGTATAGTACCTGAAGATAGCAAGATTCCAATTGCAGAATATGAAGATGACAATCAAGGAAAAGATGCAAGAATTTATAGAGAAAAGTTAATTAAAAAATATGGTGGAAAAAAGCAGCTTATATGTGGAATACATTATAATTTTTCGTTTAGTGAGGAGTTTATTGAAAAATTATATAGAAATGAAATATTTAAAAGTGAATTTTTACATAATAAATGTATAGATCAAGATGAAAAAGATTTAGAATATAAAACTTTTAAAAATAATATTTATTTAAAAGTTTCAAGAAATTATCTTCGTTATAGATGGCTCATTATATATTTAATGGGGGCTAGTGGTATTGTACATGAAAGCTATAAATGTGGTTGTAAAAGTTCTGTTGAAGAAATTGCAAAAAGTAGTTTTACAAATGAAGGAGCATTATCTTATAGAAATAGTGAGTGCGGATATAAAAATAAAGTAGATTTATTTCCAAGTTATAACTCTGTGGAAGAATATGTTGAAAGTTTAAAAAAATTTATAAATGATGAAGTTATAAATAGTCATAAGGAACTCTATAGTTCTGTAAGATTAAAGCCAGCAGATGTAAAAGATTTTTCAGATTCACTTCTTAAAGATGGAATTAAATATTTAGAATATAGAAGTATTGATATTAATCCTTTTGAAAAGGGTGGTATAAGTTTAGAAGACTTATATTTTCTTCAAGTATTTAATTTATTTTTACTTATTGACGAAGAAAGTGACTATGAAAGATGGCAGGAAGATGCTACAGAAAATCAAAATATAATTTCTAAATTTGGTCAAAAGTCAGTTATGTTAAAGAAAGATGGAAAATCTATTTCAAAGGAAGAATGGGCTTTAGAAATATTGCAAAATATTAAAAGGATAAATAATGAGCTTAATTTAGAAAAAGAAGATATTATAGATACTATGATTAAAAAAGTTAATAACTATAAATTAACTTACGCTTATAGAATAGAAAAGATTGTAAAAGAACAAGGATATATTAATGCTCACTTAAATTTAGCAAAAAAATATAAGGAAAATGCTTATAATAATCGATTTAAGTTAGAAGGATATGAAGAATTAGAATTATCTACACAAATCTTAATGAAGGAAGCAATTAAAAGAGGAATAAGTGTTGAAGTTGTAGACAAAGCAGAAAATTTCATTTGTCTTAAAAAAGATGACAAAGTAGAATACGTGAAACAAGCAACTAAGACTTCAAAGGATAATTATATTACGATCTTAATAATGGAAAATAAGAGTGTTACTAAAAAGATTCTTAAAGATAACAATATTATAGTTCCAAATGGAATAGAAGTTAATTCATTATATGAAGTTTCAAATATAATTAAAGATTTTGTGCATAAGCCAATAGTTATTAAACCAAAATCAACAAATTTTGGGACTGGTATAAGTATATTTTCAGAAGGTGCTGATGAAGATAGTATAATCCAAGCATTTAAAATTGCATTTAAATATGATAACACAGTGCTGATTGAAGAATTTATAAAAGGAAAAGAATATCGTTTTTTAGTTACAGATGATAAGGTCGCAGGTATACTTTGTAGAATTCCTGCTAATGTCAAAGGTGATGGTAAAAAAACTATAAAAGAACTTGTAGAGATTAAAAATCAAGATTCGTTAAGGGGATATCATTATGTAACACCTCTTGAAAAGATAAATTTGGATGAAAATGCAGCATTATTTTTGAAGCAACAAAATAAAGATTTTAATTACATACCTAAGAAAGATGAAATAGTATACCTAAGAGAAAATTCTAATATAAGTACAGGTGGAGACAGTATAGATTATACAGAGTGCATTCCAGAAAAATTTAAGGAAATTGCAGTTAAATCAGCTAGGGCAGCTGGAGCTAAGATTTGTGGTGTTGATATGATATTAGAAAATTATCGTGATGAAAATACTAACTATGCAATAATTGAACTTAACTTTAATCCAGCTATTCATATTCATTGCTATCCTTTTAAGGGGACTGAAAGAAAAATTGGTGAAGATGTATTAAGAGTTTTAGGTTTTATTTAATTAGAATTTTATTATTAATATTATGAATAATGATTGATTTTCAAATATGCTAAAAATTCAAAGAAAAAGTTATGCGCCAAATAGTATGTTTGGCAAGCATAATTTTTTTATGTTATATTTTTGTACAATTTGGGAAAATATATAAAACTTACATGCTGATTAAAAAGTTCATGTTTAGCTTTAGTTTATTATCATATAGTTTTAAGTTGCAAGTTGCCTATCTATAATTTTAGGAATACTTTGTATGCATATGCCATATAAGTTAATATATGTGGTCTAAAAAAGTGAAAAATAATAATTAAAATGGCCAGACTGATTTGTTAGGTGGCTTATATTTTCTAAATAGATAGATGACTTCATTAGATAGAATTAAATAACTTTATAACTAAATTAAATTGTATTAAAAGAAATAATTTTAAGTAGATAAGTATTTAGTTTTATGGTATAAAGTTAACATAAGATATATGAATAAATTTAAGAAATAAGTAATCGGAATAAATCAATATAACTAAAAGTGTGATGGGAGAATGATTATTTGAGTGGTGTTTTAGTATACATGGACAAGATCGTGGAAAGTTACCAAGAAGCAGATATTAACTTTGAAAATATGGAATTAAAGAAATTAAAGAAATATGCATTAAGAGGAAATTTAAGGGCTCAAAATACTATAGGTGATAGATACTATATTGGAGATGGCGTAGAAAAAAATTATGAAGAAGCTTTTAGATGGTATAAAAAAGCTGCAGATGAAGGATATAATGTTGCACAATATAATTTAGGTGATATGTATTATTGTGGTTTTGGTATTGAAAAAAACTATATAAAGGCTATTGAATTGTTTAAAAAAGCAGCCAATAAGGGAAATATAGAAGCAGCATGTAATTTAGGTTGTATGTATGAAGAAGGCGATGGAACGAAAACGGATTATGAAGAGGCTATTAAATGGTATGTGAAAGCATCAGAACAAGACGATTTTTATGCTCAATATAATCTTGGAAATATGTACATGTATGGTAAGGGTGTAGCTCAAAACTATCAAAAGGCATTTCAATTGCATGAAAAAAGTGCAAAACAGGGATATATGAAAGCACAAAATACTTTAGGATATTTATATGAAGAAGGTAAAGGAACACTTAGAAGTTATGAAAATGCATTAAAGTGGTATGAAGAAGCAGCATATCAAGAGTATCCATATGCAGAATATAATTTAGGTGGAATGTATTATACAGGAAAAGGTGTAGAACAAAATTTACGAATAGCATATGCTTGGTATGAAAGGTCAGCAGAGCATGGTCTTGAAAAAGCCCAAAAAGCATTAAGTGAGAAGTTTTAGGTAAATAAAAGAACATTCAGTATATATTTCTCAAGCGACAAAAGAGTTTATAAAGCTTGCAAAAAAACAATATAAATAATATATGAAGAATATCAGATCATATTGAATGAGATTTTAATATGATCTGTTTTTTATTTTGAATCTAAAATATCGGAAATACTTTTATATTGTTATGAAACAGGTATAGTTTTGTCAATGGCAGTGAAACAAATTATTAGGATTCAGATAGTATTCAATCTGAATCCTAATAATTAAAATTAATAACCTCCTGTGGCAACTATCATTGATATAAGTTTAAGAGTATTTTCATAGAAAGTACATTTAGTTATTGGTTTATTTAATAGAGTTTCCCAAAGTGAAATAGTCCAATTATCGTTTCCTTTTTCAATTAGAGAGCTGATTAAAAATGGAGCTATAAACGATAAATCATCAGTATGACCAAATGGTTCTCCAGGAAAACCATTTGCTATATAATAGCCAGATTTTATGTTTTTAGGATTAGATAAAGTTTCTCTTTTTATCCAATTATTTAAAGTATGAAGTTGTAATGTTACTGGAACTTTATTTAAAAGAATATCCATAGAATAACGCCATGGAATTCTGCAGCTATTATAATAATAATCACCATCATGAATGCTTTCAAGAACTTTAAAAGTTGGAGCAATATATTCATCGTTATGTTTTATAAAAAAATCAGGCATCAAACCATTATACTTACTTTCTCTTCTCATTTGTTTCGAAATAATAGAATGAAATCTTTTTAGTACTAACTTCCACTCAGTACTATTATTGATATCAAATTCAATAAATTTTCGTATATAATAACTCATAAAGTCCGAGCTTCTAGTAACATATTTGAAATTATTATACGGTATTGCTTTAACCCAATCTCCTAAAGTTAAAATATAATCATTTTTGTTTACGCAACTATTCATTAAAGTATTAATTCTTTTAATTGCTTCAGCTTTATAATTAATAGTATCATTTTCTCCCCAAAGTTTATAAGCAAGAATTAACCCGTAACTAATGGTCATATCTCCATCAGTTGCAGAAGATGGCTCAGGCTCACTATTAACAATATTGCCATTAGAATCTTTAATCTGTTGCCATGCCATTAGATTATTATTATAAATGCTTGGATAAGATTTCATATAATTATATAATGCGGTAAAATGTACTTTAGCTGTAGGATCAAATTTACTCATAATAGGAAATATTATCATTCCATAGCCCATTGCTTCTGAAGTAGTAATTGCATTATTAGCTGTAGGCTGATCTAGAGTATAAAGCAGATATTCTTTTAATGGATAAGAGCCTTTTATAGATCTTAAATAACGAAATTTCCAATCATTATAAAAAGATAAAAGCGATGAATTTAAGTTAGTTTGTGAATAATAATTAATTAATAAATGATTATAAAATGTAATCACCACCTTATTAATAAAAGTTTTTTAACAAAAGGGACATTTGAAAATATTGGAATTTATCAAATTCACAAATTTCGATGAAGGATATGTTTTCATATAAAATTTATACATACTTCGATAAATATGAATAACTATAAATTGTAAAAAGAATTACAAATTTACTTTATTTTAAGAGTATATTCACTTTTATTCCCTTATATGAACCTTTAGTTACAATAATATTGAATTGCTGCCAAGTATGGTGTATATTGCCTATAGTATTATTTATATGCAGATTATGAACTTATTAATATCAAGCATATAAAAATAAAATTTATTATAAATTTAGGGGGAGTTTTATGAAAACTAAAGTATGTAAAATTTGTGTTTTTTTTATAGCTTGTTTTTCTATTTTCTTAATTAATGGTATTCAAGCTAAAGCAGCAGATTTAACACCTGACTACGGAATATATTGGTATGGAAAGGGCAATGTGTCAGAAAAATTTGTACCAGGTCAATCTAATAGATACTTTGATCCTACTAAACCTACAATAATTTATGTTCATGGATGGCAAAAAGATTCACAACCTAATAATAAGAGAGAAAGTTTTAATTTTAA
This genomic interval carries:
- a CDS encoding nitroreductase family protein; amino-acid sequence: MIEVIKNRRSIRKYMNKEVEEDKLLEILESGRLAPSGSNTQPWQFIVIRPQKNKEKVAKVSHNQKWMTTAPIQIVCVADIRCRIDENIDISLDENSKEEEVKQIIRDTSIAVEHMSLTATELGLGSCWVAWFTQAEFRPVLNIPDDKYVLCVLTIGYPDEVPNPRPRKKLEDIVHYEKW
- a CDS encoding HAD-IA family hydrolase; the protein is MKKNFEYILFDLDGTLTDSGEGITKAVQYALKYFGIEVSNLDDLRKFVGPPLKESYKNFYGFDDEKADLGLVKFREYYIEKGIYENKMYSGISEVLEKLQKSNKKIIVATSKPEEHAKIVLNHFKIDKYFDFICGADFKETRVKKGDVIKYALEEAKITDLSKAIMVGDREHDIIGAKENNLKSVGVLYGYGDVVELTQARVDYIAKEPKDLLEILL
- a CDS encoding glycine betaine ABC transporter substrate-binding protein; the protein is MNELFNYLFGAKAQIITLLFEHIRLTALSVGIAILIGMPLGILISYVKKLNKPVLGVASIVQAIPSMALLGFAIPFLGIGTTPAIVMVVLYSLLPIIKNTTTGINGINTQVVEAAKGIGLTRFQILFKIQIPLALPTIMSGIRISAVTAVGLMTMAAFIGGGGLGYLVFSGIRTVNNYQILAGAIPSCILALLVDGIFAIVEMLVTPINLQKNNNKSSLAKIKIRRFQKGILCATACLLMVIFVFTGVSKKINNKKEITIGSKDFTEQEVLGNILSELIERKTDISVNRKFALGGTQVIFSALQRGDVDMYVSYSGTAYGDILKYSPISDVENVYDTVKKDYKDKFNIEVLKQMNFNNTYTLAVTKGTAEKYNLKTISDIAKVGNKLNATTTLEFLNREDGLLGLTNKYNFNFNNTVGIDGTPRYSALMNNESDVIDAFSTDGLLKKYNLTVLKDDKKFFPPYYAIPVVRSEVLEKYPEIKPLVEEAGSLITNDVMIELNYDVDELKKDPKDVAIEFLQKNKLI
- a CDS encoding ABC transporter ATP-binding protein, whose protein sequence is MIEFKNVRKQFNNKTILNDISFNIARGELVAIIGGSGCGKTTTLKMINRLINPSSGQILIDGEDIKYKDIIELRRNIGYVIQQTGLFPHMTVRENIEIIPHVKKMNEKNIKKRTYELMEMVGLNSEEYLDRYPTELSGGQQQRIGVARAFATNPEIILMDEPFSALDPITRIQLQDELIELQEKLKRTIVFVTHDMDEAIKIADKICIMHSGNVIQYDTPENILKNPCNDFVSEFIGKNRIWSSPEFIRAKDIMIENPITCFKNTSLLRCMKKMRSSKVDSLMVVDKLNYLLGTVTAKQIQNKLDRNILVEDIMNNNFIKTNPDDTIIDILQLVKENKIAQIPVVSGNGMLKGIITKSSLVTTLSGQFLDTEEVQ
- a CDS encoding transglutaminase domain-containing protein → MKKIIKGIVVILILMCTGYVQPVFASDQNLDNYIYNHLKNWDTEFEIPYYNDDVIDVVQNIAKKDDYLSRSISQLCYKKEENKATLIVAYRTTKEQEEYIDEELKKVINSIITPNMNDFDKVKTINKYLVDRYEYDYALQSNNVYSALTTGKTTCQGYAMSAYKMLNLAGIENRIVIGTLSGTPHGWNLVKLGGKWYQLDVTNDDAVSIDKYFLKSDDYLKKDGFSWNCSDYPKCDSNYQETLQSNKVNESANNVTSKEDYDLNNNGQTIYTYRSSVDGKWCLVNGFWYFLKNDGDYAIGWKLIDNNWYYLSDNGIMQNGWIYSDSKWYYCYPTTGAMATNTSINGYVVDTNGVWIA
- a CDS encoding DUF1540 domain-containing protein, which encodes MQKINCEVTNCSHNKSGVCYSNRVDIGGINACSESGTCCGSFLNEAHYGDLTSNTNSNSHSHCDCLICKVESCTHNQNTLCDLNSINVCGSSNSQIYYETECGSFEAK
- a CDS encoding NADH peroxidase is translated as MKKFICTVCGYIHEGDTPPEVCPICKVGADKFKEMKDDLNFADEHRIGIPDNLDDEILEGLRANFIGECTEVGMYLAMSRQADREGYPEVGEAYKRIAFEEAEHAAKFAEILGEVVVPSTKSNLSARVEAEYGACEGKKKLATLAKQNNLDAIHDTVHEMCKDEARHGKAFKGLLDRYFK